Proteins from a genomic interval of Paenibacillus sp. FSL H8-0048:
- a CDS encoding MFS transporter has product MRRALSFTAIVLGFFMALLDTTIINIALPEMTRQFGGSVSQVSWVMNGYNLAFAVFILTASRLADQFGRKKVFLIGVGMFTLSSLLAGLSTSLGMLILFRVIQGLAGAIIVPVTIPLSTTTFPKEMHGLIIGIWGAVSGVAAASGPALGGILTQKLSWEWIFFVNVPLGLLSIGLTAMFIQESRDDSAGRSIDYGGMLGVTGGMFCITYALIKVQDYGWSSRTFLGLMAAGVLFLVFFFLTQSKGKKPMLPLSLLKIRAFNSTSVSMIVLGAAVMNISLLTSFYLTRVMGVSELKAGLVLSTMALGSIASSAVSGPLAAKYGSSVFAAAGMVLIGAATYSMSGLEADSTLGAVMLRLAVTGFGVGLSMPPVMSSAIRVVPEDKVGIASGVTNMAKALGSVLGVAIIVTVLQHNTTRELSAANSAGTEAGAVVIRQQQAAVDAFSQTYKFAGYLLLPGIGAALFSDERRQQRRSSLHVQ; this is encoded by the coding sequence ATGCGCAGAGCTTTATCCTTTACGGCGATTGTGCTGGGGTTTTTCATGGCGCTGCTGGATACGACCATTATTAATATTGCCCTGCCGGAGATGACCCGCCAGTTCGGGGGGAGTGTGTCGCAGGTATCGTGGGTGATGAACGGCTACAACCTGGCCTTTGCCGTATTCATCCTGACTGCCTCGCGACTGGCCGATCAATTCGGACGAAAGAAGGTATTTCTGATTGGCGTGGGAATGTTCACTCTGAGCTCTCTGCTGGCCGGACTCTCCACTTCCCTTGGCATGCTGATTCTGTTCCGGGTCATTCAAGGCTTGGCGGGAGCCATTATTGTGCCGGTTACCATTCCGCTAAGCACCACTACCTTCCCTAAAGAAATGCACGGACTGATTATAGGCATATGGGGGGCTGTCTCAGGAGTGGCTGCGGCAAGCGGTCCGGCACTTGGCGGAATTCTGACACAGAAGCTGAGCTGGGAGTGGATTTTTTTTGTGAACGTACCGCTTGGGCTGCTGAGTATAGGGCTGACCGCTATGTTCATTCAGGAGTCGCGGGATGATTCAGCAGGAAGGTCCATAGACTATGGCGGAATGCTGGGGGTTACAGGAGGGATGTTCTGCATTACATATGCTCTGATTAAAGTGCAGGATTACGGCTGGAGCTCACGCACGTTCCTGGGGCTGATGGCTGCGGGAGTGTTGTTTCTGGTGTTCTTTTTTCTTACGCAGTCTAAGGGAAAGAAGCCGATGCTGCCCTTGTCCCTGCTGAAGATCAGAGCTTTCAATAGTACTTCGGTATCGATGATCGTGCTTGGGGCGGCGGTGATGAATATTTCGCTGCTGACCTCCTTTTATCTGACCCGGGTGATGGGGGTATCGGAGCTGAAGGCAGGGCTGGTCCTCTCAACCATGGCCTTAGGCTCCATCGCCAGCTCGGCTGTATCCGGGCCGCTGGCTGCGAAATACGGCAGCAGTGTGTTCGCCGCAGCGGGAATGGTGCTGATTGGCGCTGCCACCTATTCCATGAGCGGACTTGAGGCCGATTCTACGCTGGGTGCGGTGATGCTCCGGCTTGCAGTGACTGGCTTCGGCGTGGGACTCTCGATGCCGCCTGTGATGTCATCGGCGATCCGGGTCGTTCCTGAAGATAAGGTAGGCATAGCCTCAGGGGTGACGAATATGGCGAAGGCGCTGGGGAGTGTGCTCGGTGTGGCCATCATCGTCACTGTGCTCCAGCATAATACAACCCGGGAGCTGAGTGCGGCGAACTCCGCAGGCACAGAGGCCGGGGCCGTGGTAATAAGACAGCAGCAGGCGGCTGTGGATGCGTTCAGCCAGACCTATAAGTTCGCAGGCTATCTGCTGCTCCCGGGTATAGGCGCTGCCCTGTTCAGCGATGAACGCAGGCAGCAGCGCAGAAGCAGCCTTCATGTTCAATAG
- a CDS encoding polysaccharide deacetylase family protein — MSLFLIMGLVQVPANAKGDSTILKLGVNDTLSKVEAVSVKGTYYVPLRALADELKWTLTGLTDGIHVAGGTGSLTLLSKDGGAVLKDGTAVPMNTFVQNGKLMAPLKVSGYLGYSISYAGDKYLLRVKDGSAQLTDAAFTDKYAADLKPKAPVAPATPSTPVTPADPGKPGRTVYLTFDDGPSATTGELLDILSKYDVQATFFMLGNNMNQHPAQVKRIAKEGYGLALHGVTHRQEKFYASPSAALAEMSGANATLKKLTGVSTTLIRTPYGSKPYFTKSFRDKVLTQGYHLWDWNVDSYDWKYKQNSDRIYNTVMDQVNKLKASKTNPVILMHDQKATLKVLPRILETLKKEGYTFKLITKDMEPLNFWKDKR, encoded by the coding sequence ATGTCTTTATTCCTAATTATGGGGCTTGTGCAGGTCCCGGCTAACGCTAAAGGGGATAGCACTATTCTTAAGCTCGGAGTCAACGATACATTAAGTAAGGTTGAAGCTGTCTCTGTAAAAGGCACCTATTATGTACCGCTGCGTGCACTTGCGGATGAGCTGAAATGGACCCTTACCGGGTTAACGGACGGGATTCACGTAGCCGGCGGGACTGGTTCGCTTACCCTGCTGAGCAAGGACGGAGGAGCGGTGCTGAAGGACGGCACGGCCGTGCCTATGAATACTTTTGTGCAGAACGGCAAGCTCATGGCTCCGCTGAAGGTCAGCGGGTACCTCGGGTATAGCATTTCCTATGCGGGAGATAAATATTTACTTCGTGTGAAGGACGGCTCGGCACAGCTTACCGATGCAGCGTTTACTGATAAATATGCTGCCGACCTGAAGCCGAAGGCTCCGGTAGCGCCAGCGACTCCCTCCACTCCGGTTACACCCGCTGATCCGGGCAAGCCGGGCCGGACCGTATACCTGACCTTCGACGACGGCCCGTCAGCGACGACTGGTGAGCTGCTGGACATCCTGAGTAAATATGACGTACAGGCGACCTTCTTCATGCTGGGGAACAACATGAATCAGCATCCCGCCCAGGTGAAGAGAATTGCGAAGGAGGGCTATGGCTTAGCGCTGCATGGTGTGACTCACCGCCAGGAGAAATTCTATGCTTCTCCGTCAGCGGCGCTTGCCGAGATGTCAGGGGCCAATGCAACGTTGAAGAAGCTGACGGGAGTAAGCACCACACTGATCCGTACGCCATACGGAAGCAAGCCCTATTTCACCAAGTCCTTCCGCGATAAAGTCCTGACACAGGGCTATCATCTCTGGGACTGGAACGTGGATTCCTACGACTGGAAATACAAACAGAACAGCGACAGAATCTATAACACCGTGATGGATCAGGTGAATAAGCTGAAGGCGTCCAAGACCAATCCGGTAATTCTGATGCATGACCAGAAGGCTACACTCAAGGTGCTGCCGCGTATTCTGGAGACGCTGAAGAAGGAAGGCTATACCTTCAAGCTCATTACGAAGGACATGGAGCCGCTCAATTTCTGGAAGGATAAACGCTGA
- the qoxB gene encoding cytochrome aa3 quinol oxidase subunit I: MDLDKFKVHGEPLIYGAMISIALATIGILVGLTYFKKWGYLWREWLTTVDHKKIGIMYILAALLMLFRGGVDAMMMRLQTAAPEMKFLDAQHYNEVFTTHGLIMILFMAMPFIIGLMNVIIPLQIGARDVAFPRLNAVSFWLFFMGAMLLNISFVIGGSPDAGWSAYFPLASLEFSPTVGNNYYSLALQISGIGTLITGVNFIVTILKMRAPGMTLMKMPMFTWSVLITNVIIVFAFPVLTVALAMMMFDRLFGSQFFTMANGGMDMLWANLFWVWGHPEVYIVILPAFGIYSEIIATFSKKNLYGYTSMVFSMLIISLLSFLVWAHHFYTMGQGAMVNSFFSITTMAIAVPTGVKIFNWLFTLRKGRITFTTPMLYTLAFIPIFTIGGVTGVMLAMASADYQYHNTMFLVAHFHYVLIPGAVFAVIAGFHYWFPKVFGFRLNERLGKHAFWWIIISFNVTFFPLFFLGLMGMTRRMYTYSEESGFGPLNMLSFVGAVGLAIGFVILVYNIYWSTRYMPRDTTNDPWDGRTLEWATHSPIPLYNFAIVPKVETRDALWSAKHENIPLYTDTKYTKIHMPSNTGKPFILGVVFFFLGFFLVFSMWIPAIVSGIGILVVLAFMSFDKDQGYYIPVEEIAATEKKLMRGETV; the protein is encoded by the coding sequence ATGGATTTGGACAAATTTAAGGTTCACGGCGAACCCTTGATATACGGGGCCATGATCAGTATTGCACTGGCAACCATCGGGATTCTCGTAGGGCTTACCTATTTCAAGAAATGGGGCTATCTGTGGCGCGAATGGCTGACCACCGTTGACCACAAAAAAATCGGGATCATGTACATCCTCGCGGCGCTGCTGATGCTGTTCCGCGGCGGTGTAGATGCGATGATGATGCGTCTGCAGACGGCTGCGCCGGAAATGAAATTCCTCGATGCGCAGCATTACAATGAGGTCTTCACCACCCATGGTCTGATCATGATTCTCTTCATGGCCATGCCGTTCATCATCGGTCTAATGAACGTAATCATTCCGCTGCAGATCGGCGCACGGGACGTTGCCTTCCCGCGGCTGAACGCTGTCAGCTTCTGGCTCTTCTTCATGGGCGCCATGCTGCTGAACATTTCCTTCGTCATCGGCGGATCGCCGGATGCGGGCTGGTCAGCGTACTTCCCGCTGGCGAGTCTTGAATTCAGCCCGACCGTAGGGAACAACTACTACTCTCTGGCCTTGCAGATTTCCGGTATCGGTACGCTGATCACCGGGGTTAACTTTATCGTAACGATCCTTAAGATGCGCGCACCAGGCATGACACTGATGAAGATGCCGATGTTCACCTGGTCCGTACTGATCACCAACGTTATTATTGTCTTCGCCTTCCCGGTGCTTACCGTAGCGCTGGCGATGATGATGTTCGACCGCCTCTTCGGCTCCCAGTTCTTCACGATGGCCAACGGCGGGATGGATATGCTCTGGGCCAATCTGTTCTGGGTCTGGGGACATCCGGAGGTCTATATCGTAATCCTTCCGGCCTTCGGTATATATAGTGAGATTATCGCCACCTTCTCGAAGAAGAACCTGTACGGCTATACCTCCATGGTATTCAGTATGCTGATCATCTCGCTCCTGTCCTTCCTCGTATGGGCGCACCATTTCTATACGATGGGTCAAGGTGCCATGGTCAACAGCTTCTTCTCGATTACAACGATGGCCATAGCGGTACCTACCGGGGTCAAAATATTCAACTGGCTATTCACCCTGCGAAAGGGCAGGATTACCTTCACGACCCCGATGCTGTACACGCTGGCCTTTATCCCTATCTTTACGATCGGCGGAGTAACGGGTGTCATGCTGGCGATGGCCAGCGCCGATTACCAGTATCACAACACGATGTTCCTGGTTGCGCATTTCCACTACGTGCTGATTCCGGGTGCCGTGTTCGCCGTCATCGCCGGGTTCCACTATTGGTTCCCGAAGGTGTTCGGCTTCCGCCTGAACGAACGGCTGGGCAAGCACGCCTTCTGGTGGATTATTATTTCCTTTAATGTAACCTTCTTCCCGCTGTTCTTCCTGGGTCTGATGGGAATGACGCGGCGTATGTATACGTATTCTGAGGAATCGGGCTTTGGTCCGCTCAATATGCTGAGCTTCGTCGGGGCTGTCGGGCTCGCCATCGGCTTCGTGATCCTGGTCTACAATATTTACTGGAGTACCCGCTACATGCCGAGAGATACAACCAACGATCCTTGGGATGGCCGGACACTGGAATGGGCTACGCACAGTCCGATCCCGCTCTACAACTTTGCGATTGTGCCTAAGGTTGAGACGCGCGATGCTCTATGGTCTGCGAAGCACGAGAATATTCCGCTGTACACAGATACCAAATACACCAAGATTCATATGCCAAGCAATACCGGCAAGCCGTTCATACTCGGTGTAGTCTTCTTCTTCCTTGGCTTCTTCCTGGTATTCAGTATGTGGATTCCGGCAATTGTCTCCGGGATTGGAATCCTGGTTGTGCTGGCCTTCATGTCCTTCGATAAGGACCAGGGCTACTACATTCCTGTAGAAGAGATTGCAGCTACAGAAAAGAAACTGATGCGGGGTGAGACTGTATGA
- a CDS encoding methyl-accepting chemotaxis protein, translating into MRHLKIKHKMIVLIAVVTLLLIGIGTTGILTTTRMADRSEETYRQNLQPIYFVTEIRGNNRAIESFLLEDLITTDDAKKQELKARIQENIQTNNELMAELRKIEFNNEKIAAYVNEYTLLLPDYRSQRDNIIHLADNDLNDEGYQVFTGQTFNELRDKMVRLLEETATLFIQEASAHNTRTADSAKSSVTLSSVLIALALLLSIVISVVITRLITGPLKELQGLMKRAEEGDLTASAAYRSRDEIGQINTSFNTMLDGLKNMMRGVSESAEILSASSQQMSASADQTAHASQVIAETSGEIAAGFDVQAESITRTTQSVRTMSYEIAEARHSGNEMTRLMEQAASSTERGVYAVEQILAQMREIDSSVSESRRIVGNLGSLSEEINTIITTINEIASQTNLLSLNASIEAARAGEHGRGFAVVAGEIRKLAEATGTSSLQITEIINHIRQQTASAVESMEQGSGIVSHGVAQSEVVAEAFTAIQTSIQAASEQTEQITEVIGHVAQESEEVAKSMSTVNEISHKGAADLQGTSEASLEQLTAMGEMSSSAQYLATLAEDLQKHLARFRL; encoded by the coding sequence ATGAGACATCTGAAGATTAAGCATAAAATGATTGTACTGATAGCGGTGGTTACCCTACTTCTGATCGGGATTGGAACAACAGGTATTCTGACGACAACCAGAATGGCGGACAGGTCTGAAGAGACGTACAGGCAGAACCTGCAGCCGATTTATTTCGTAACGGAGATCCGCGGGAATAACCGGGCGATTGAGTCTTTTCTGCTGGAGGATCTGATTACTACGGATGACGCCAAGAAGCAGGAGCTGAAGGCGAGAATTCAGGAGAATATCCAGACGAACAATGAGCTGATGGCTGAACTGAGGAAGATTGAATTCAACAATGAGAAGATTGCTGCTTATGTGAACGAATATACTCTGCTGCTGCCGGACTACCGCTCACAGCGTGATAATATTATCCACCTGGCCGATAACGATCTTAACGACGAAGGGTATCAGGTGTTCACGGGCCAGACCTTTAATGAGCTGCGTGACAAAATGGTCCGGCTGCTTGAAGAGACAGCGACGTTATTCATTCAGGAGGCGTCTGCCCACAATACACGTACGGCTGACAGTGCCAAGAGCTCGGTTACGCTAAGCAGTGTTCTGATTGCACTGGCCTTGCTGCTCAGTATTGTCATAAGTGTGGTCATTACCAGATTGATTACAGGGCCGCTGAAGGAATTGCAGGGGCTGATGAAGCGGGCGGAAGAAGGGGATCTGACGGCCTCTGCCGCTTACCGGTCCAGGGATGAGATCGGCCAGATTAATACCTCGTTCAATACCATGCTGGACGGGTTGAAAAATATGATGCGCGGCGTCTCGGAGAGCGCCGAGATTCTCTCGGCCTCCTCCCAGCAGATGAGTGCCAGTGCCGACCAGACGGCACATGCCTCACAGGTGATCGCTGAGACCTCAGGCGAGATCGCAGCCGGATTCGATGTGCAGGCGGAGAGCATTACCCGTACTACGCAGTCTGTGCGGACGATGTCCTATGAGATTGCCGAAGCCCGGCATAGCGGTAACGAAATGACCCGCCTGATGGAGCAGGCTGCCTCCTCCACGGAACGCGGTGTGTACGCAGTAGAACAGATACTGGCCCAGATGCGGGAGATTGACTCCAGTGTCTCGGAGAGCCGGCGGATTGTCGGCAACCTGGGCAGCCTGTCGGAAGAGATTAATACGATTATTACAACCATAAATGAGATTGCGAGCCAGACCAATCTATTGTCCCTGAATGCTTCCATCGAAGCCGCCCGGGCGGGAGAGCATGGCCGTGGCTTCGCTGTAGTCGCCGGTGAGATCCGCAAACTGGCGGAGGCTACCGGAACCAGCTCGCTGCAGATTACGGAGATTATTAACCATATCCGTCAGCAGACCGCCAGTGCCGTAGAATCGATGGAGCAAGGCTCCGGGATTGTCTCTCATGGTGTAGCACAGAGTGAAGTGGTAGCTGAAGCCTTTACAGCGATCCAGACCTCCATTCAGGCCGCCAGTGAGCAGACAGAGCAGATTACAGAGGTTATCGGTCATGTCGCGCAGGAATCGGAGGAAGTAGCCAAATCCATGTCAACGGTGAATGAAATCTCGCACAAAGGCGCCGCAGACCTTCAGGGCACCAGCGAAGCAAGCCTGGAGCAGCTGACCGCAATGGGAGAGATGTCCTCCTCCGCACAGTACCTGGCTACCCTGGCCGAGGACCTGCAGAAGCATCTGGCAAGGTTCCGGCTGTAA
- the qoxA gene encoding cytochrome aa3 quinol oxidase subunit II encodes MKKKGPLYALFLSLILLLPGCSSIAVLNPKGPSARTLSDTILLSILVMLGVLAVVYILYIFVLVKYRAKKSNEGYIPEHEEGNKVLEAIWIIIPIIIVAFLSVVTVKTTNEVENVAADYQDQTPLVIYASSSNWKWHFSYPEEGIETVNYVNMPVHRAVEFRMYSFGTITSLWIPQLAGQKYAMSDMLTTLHLSADTEGSYIGKNANFSGKGFAHMEFEALVLSNKGYEDWVKEVKETAPKLTEEEFKGLLATDYLGRKTYSSTHLEFSPPPGDHGEHMSGGGKEMDMDNGNQEHQDNKEIHPSPEPSSGTEFDSEPHPDVDQPLPSSPVDESTHEGH; translated from the coding sequence ATGAAAAAAAAGGGACCGTTATACGCTTTGTTTCTAAGCCTGATCCTTCTCCTGCCGGGATGCAGCTCAATCGCTGTTCTGAACCCGAAGGGACCGTCTGCAAGGACGTTATCTGACACCATCTTGCTCTCTATTCTTGTGATGCTCGGGGTTCTGGCTGTTGTCTACATTCTGTATATCTTTGTACTGGTGAAATATCGTGCGAAGAAGAGTAATGAGGGCTACATCCCTGAACATGAGGAAGGCAACAAGGTACTGGAGGCCATCTGGATTATCATCCCGATAATCATCGTAGCCTTCTTGTCCGTTGTTACCGTCAAGACGACTAACGAAGTGGAGAATGTGGCTGCGGACTATCAGGATCAGACGCCGCTGGTCATCTATGCTTCCTCTTCCAACTGGAAATGGCATTTCAGCTACCCTGAGGAAGGGATCGAGACGGTTAACTACGTGAATATGCCGGTGCATCGTGCGGTAGAATTCAGAATGTACTCATTCGGCACCATTACCAGTCTTTGGATTCCACAGCTTGCCGGTCAAAAGTACGCGATGAGCGACATGCTGACAACGCTTCATCTCTCCGCTGATACAGAAGGCTCTTATATCGGAAAGAACGCGAACTTCAGCGGTAAAGGCTTCGCCCACATGGAATTCGAAGCGCTTGTCCTTAGCAACAAGGGTTATGAGGACTGGGTGAAGGAAGTAAAGGAAACTGCGCCTAAGCTGACTGAGGAAGAATTCAAAGGCCTGCTGGCCACAGACTACCTCGGACGCAAAACGTATTCCTCCACCCATCTGGAGTTCAGCCCTCCTCCTGGAGACCACGGCGAGCATATGAGCGGCGGCGGCAAGGAGATGGATATGGACAACGGCAATCAGGAGCATCAGGATAACAAGGAAATTCATCCGTCTCCCGAGCCGTCCAGCGGAACAGAATTCGACAGCGAGCCTCATCCGGATGTCGACCAGCCGCTGCCAAGCTCCCCTGTGGATGAAAGCACACACGAAGGACACTAG
- the qoxD gene encoding cytochrome aa3 quinol oxidase subunit IV — protein sequence MMKQLFPIKHVMGYVASLVLSAAALIVIYGDLSSSANMAVLLITALIQASLQLFVFMHIGESADSKKELYINIAYAMFVALVTIFGTLFIFVWGWYA from the coding sequence ATGATGAAGCAACTATTCCCAATTAAGCATGTGATGGGTTATGTAGCCTCTCTGGTCCTCTCTGCCGCTGCACTGATTGTTATTTATGGAGACCTGTCCTCCAGTGCCAATATGGCGGTGCTGCTAATCACAGCGCTGATCCAGGCTTCCTTGCAGCTGTTTGTGTTCATGCACATCGGAGAATCGGCCGATTCCAAAAAAGAACTGTATATCAATATCGCATACGCCATGTTCGTGGCTCTGGTCACGATCTTCGGCACCCTGTTCATCTTCGTATGGGGCTGGTATGCTTAG
- the qoxC gene encoding cytochrome aa3 quinol oxidase subunit III → MKIDASKPLEYSTEENSNKIFGFWVFLGAEIPLFATLFTVYFVMVNRYASGPSGSELFEIGPVLMETFLLLSSSFTIGLAVHAMRHGYKKAMMVFMAITLVMGLAFVGIEIDEFFTYVHEGATLQTSGFLSSLFILLGTHGLHVSFGLLWGIGIMIQLWKRGITPATANKTFIFSLFWHFLDVVWIFIFSFVYLKGLM, encoded by the coding sequence ATGAAAATAGATGCGTCCAAGCCGCTCGAATATTCAACGGAAGAGAACAGTAACAAAATCTTCGGCTTCTGGGTCTTCCTCGGAGCCGAGATCCCTCTCTTCGCTACGCTGTTCACTGTATATTTCGTAATGGTTAACCGCTATGCCAGCGGACCGAGCGGCAGCGAGCTGTTCGAGATCGGCCCGGTGCTGATGGAGACCTTCCTCCTGCTGTCGAGTTCCTTCACCATCGGCCTTGCTGTCCATGCCATGCGGCATGGCTACAAGAAAGCAATGATGGTCTTCATGGCCATCACGCTGGTCATGGGTCTGGCTTTTGTCGGAATCGAAATCGACGAGTTCTTCACTTATGTGCATGAAGGAGCTACGCTCCAGACCAGCGGCTTCCTCTCCAGTCTGTTCATCTTACTGGGAACGCATGGTCTTCACGTCAGCTTCGGTCTGCTGTGGGGAATTGGAATTATGATTCAGCTGTGGAAGCGCGGCATTACGCCCGCTACCGCCAACAAAACGTTCATCTTCTCCTTGTTCTGGCACTTCTTAGACGTGGTCTGGATCTTTATCTTCAGCTTCGTCTACCTGAAAGGACTGATGTGA
- a CDS encoding ECF transporter S component → MARFRIPLLIALGLFIAGLALTAAFTDRHYVLLSVVLLLAALLPLFIRLERRQLQSRELVLLAVLSAIAAVSRIPFAALPGVKPVSAVVILSAYVFGAEAGFVIGAVAALVSNIYFGQGPWTPWQMFAWGMTGLTAGWLRRSWLLRRRAGLLIFGFIWGFLFGWIMNIWVLLSLPDALSWRLVAVTFAASFYFDLAHALSNVFFLAVLAGGWTKVLQRFRKKYGLLQE, encoded by the coding sequence ATGGCCCGCTTCCGCATACCGCTGCTAATCGCCCTGGGACTCTTCATCGCCGGGCTTGCGCTTACCGCAGCATTCACTGACCGGCATTATGTGCTGCTTAGCGTAGTGCTGCTGCTGGCGGCGCTCCTGCCGCTGTTCATCCGGCTGGAGCGCCGCCAGCTCCAGTCCCGTGAACTCGTGCTGCTGGCTGTATTGTCGGCCATCGCTGCGGTCAGCCGGATTCCTTTTGCCGCATTGCCGGGGGTAAAGCCTGTGTCAGCCGTTGTCATCCTCTCCGCTTATGTCTTCGGGGCAGAGGCGGGATTCGTCATCGGTGCAGTCGCTGCGCTGGTCTCGAATATTTACTTCGGGCAGGGCCCCTGGACACCCTGGCAGATGTTTGCCTGGGGCATGACCGGGCTTACAGCCGGATGGCTGCGGAGGAGCTGGTTATTGCGCCGGCGGGCCGGGCTGCTGATTTTTGGCTTCATCTGGGGGTTCCTGTTCGGCTGGATTATGAATATCTGGGTCCTGCTCAGTCTGCCGGACGCTTTAAGCTGGCGGCTGGTTGCCGTTACGTTTGCCGCAAGCTTTTATTTCGATCTGGCCCATGCCTTGTCGAATGTATTCTTCTTAGCGGTGCTGGCCGGAGGCTGGACCAAGGTACTGCAGAGATTCCGCAAGAAATATGGCTTGCTTCAAGAGTAA
- a CDS encoding TetR/AcrR family transcriptional regulator has product MGETEDKIRTPQQERSIRTKEAIIRAAMQLFSDKGFYQTNTKEIAAAAGVSTGSFYSYFVDKRAVFIEVLHMYGDELMAEVERSMAEINFNTIERTDLILHLIDTLLLSHKAFIGYHKDLNIMYHSDEAIKQLMDAQYEAGRLKTLTYLQMGQDELKTEDTEAASIIVFESVSAIVDFISFSPQRIAVDRLKSELVHMLVQYLYK; this is encoded by the coding sequence ATGGGTGAAACAGAGGACAAGATTAGAACTCCGCAGCAGGAGCGCAGTATACGAACTAAGGAAGCCATTATCCGGGCCGCGATGCAGTTGTTCTCGGACAAGGGCTTCTATCAGACGAATACGAAGGAGATTGCAGCAGCGGCCGGGGTGTCGACCGGGAGCTTCTACTCCTATTTCGTGGATAAAAGAGCCGTGTTCATTGAGGTGCTCCACATGTACGGGGATGAGCTGATGGCCGAGGTCGAGCGGTCGATGGCTGAGATTAATTTCAATACGATTGAGCGTACGGACCTGATCCTGCATCTGATAGACACGCTTCTGCTTTCGCATAAGGCTTTTATCGGGTATCACAAGGATCTGAACATTATGTATCACAGCGATGAGGCCATCAAGCAGTTGATGGATGCCCAGTACGAGGCCGGCCGTCTTAAGACGCTGACCTATCTTCAGATGGGACAGGATGAACTGAAGACGGAGGATACGGAGGCAGCGTCGATCATTGTGTTCGAGTCTGTGAGCGCGATTGTGGACTTCATCTCCTTCTCGCCGCAGCGGATCGCTGTGGACCGGCTGAAGTCAGAGCTGGTTCATATGCTGGTGCAATATTTGTACAAGTAA